A part of Methanomassiliicoccales archaeon genomic DNA contains:
- the pyrC gene encoding dihydroorotase, which translates to MDIVLEGRAWFKGRLEQCCIGIEDGKVAAVKRSLDGDRKYHYGDMVILPGAIDAHVHFREPGFTDKEDFSTGSISAAFGGVTCAFDMPNTRPATVTLDVLREKRSMASRRSWIDFGLFAGVTPNNDMGSMAKEAIGYKMFMGSSTQSILVTKDEDIKRALEVAKEKGKVLSVHAEEEHMIKKDLATSLADHAVNRPSKAEASAIERLARLNEQTRVNICHVSSVEGMMALKGRAFIKEVAPHHALLDLDFKLGAKGKVNPPLRQGTDRDAVLAAFQQGRFDILASDHAPHSLEDKAQEFNSAPSGVPGVETMVPIMLSLVKKGKLDMSVLVKCAAHNPGDIFGLKKGRIEPGYDADLMVIDPGRTTRIRGEDLHSKCGWTPFEKWDAIFPVSVFLRGEELIRDGNIVGERKGRDVIASQQLSGRSQ; encoded by the coding sequence ATGGACATAGTGTTGGAAGGGCGTGCCTGGTTCAAAGGCCGTCTTGAGCAATGCTGCATAGGCATCGAGGATGGAAAGGTCGCGGCAGTGAAAAGGAGCCTCGATGGTGATAGGAAATATCATTACGGGGACATGGTCATCCTGCCAGGGGCCATAGACGCACACGTTCACTTCAGGGAACCTGGGTTCACTGACAAGGAGGACTTTTCAACCGGCTCGATTTCGGCCGCCTTCGGGGGCGTCACATGCGCCTTCGACATGCCGAACACCAGGCCCGCAACGGTGACCCTTGATGTTCTCAGGGAGAAGAGGTCCATGGCCAGCAGGAGATCGTGGATCGATTTCGGCCTCTTCGCCGGGGTCACGCCCAACAATGATATGGGGTCCATGGCAAAGGAGGCGATAGGCTACAAGATGTTCATGGGCTCTTCCACCCAGAGCATATTGGTGACCAAGGACGAGGACATCAAAAGGGCGCTCGAGGTGGCAAAGGAAAAAGGAAAGGTGCTCAGTGTACATGCGGAAGAGGAGCACATGATCAAGAAGGACCTCGCCACATCATTGGCGGACCACGCGGTCAACAGGCCTTCGAAGGCGGAGGCATCGGCGATCGAGAGGCTAGCCAGGCTCAATGAACAGACAAGGGTCAACATATGCCATGTGTCGAGCGTGGAAGGCATGATGGCATTGAAGGGCAGGGCGTTCATCAAAGAGGTCGCCCCGCATCATGCCCTTCTCGACCTGGACTTTAAACTTGGGGCGAAGGGAAAGGTCAACCCTCCTTTGAGGCAAGGGACGGACCGCGATGCCGTCCTCGCCGCTTTCCAGCAGGGAAGGTTCGATATCTTGGCCTCTGACCATGCCCCTCACTCGCTGGAGGACAAGGCCCAGGAGTTCAATTCCGCACCGTCCGGGGTACCGGGGGTGGAGACGATGGTCCCGATCATGCTATCGTTGGTGAAGAAAGGGAAGTTGGACATGTCCGTTCTGGTGAAATGTGCGGCCCATAACCCGGGGGACATATTCGGTCTGAAAAAAGGAAGGATCGAACCTGGGTATGACGCGGACCTGATGGTGATCGACCCTGGAAGGACCACCAGGATCAGAGGAGAGGACCTGCACAGCAAATGCGGTTGGACCCCTTTTGAGAAATGGGATGCGATCTTCCCGGTCTCGGTGTTCCTGAGGGGCGAGGAGTTAATAAGGGATGGGAACATCGTGGGCGAAAGGAAAGGAAGGGACGTCATTGCCTCTCAACAGCTATCAGGTCGATCTCAGTGA
- a CDS encoding TIGR00296 family protein: MNDIEGQTAVRLARQAVEAEVTGGAGGDVFLPSSFQEKRGVFVTLEKYPEMDLRGCIGYPEPIYPLGAAIMRAAEAACHDPRFPSLKKHELTEIVVEVSILTPPEEIKVKDRKQLPEIVRVGIDGLIMERGPFRGLLLPQVPVEWKWDATTFLEQTCIKAGLTPDRWLDPGCRVYRFQAEIFAEEAPKGRISRKELK; this comes from the coding sequence ATGAACGACATCGAGGGACAGACCGCGGTAAGGTTGGCTAGGCAGGCCGTCGAGGCCGAGGTCACCGGTGGTGCCGGAGGGGACGTTTTCCTTCCAAGCAGCTTCCAGGAAAAGCGAGGCGTCTTCGTGACCCTTGAGAAATATCCTGAGATGGACCTTCGTGGCTGCATTGGCTATCCAGAACCCATATATCCTTTGGGCGCGGCGATCATGAGGGCGGCCGAGGCCGCATGCCACGACCCAAGGTTCCCATCGTTGAAGAAGCACGAGCTTACGGAGATCGTCGTAGAGGTATCGATATTGACACCGCCCGAGGAGATAAAGGTCAAAGACAGGAAGCAGCTGCCTGAGATCGTAAGGGTGGGCATCGATGGTCTGATAATGGAGAGAGGTCCCTTCAGAGGTCTGTTGCTGCCCCAGGTGCCGGTCGAATGGAAATGGGACGCGACCACTTTTCTTGAGCAGACGTGCATAAAGGCAGGCCTGACCCCCGACAGGTGGCTCGACCCCGGTTGCCGCGTCTATAGATTCCAGGCGGAGATCTTCGCAGAAGAGGCCCCGAAGGGAAGGATCTCCCGTAAGGAGCTGAAGTGA
- a CDS encoding small nuclear ribonucleoprotein (Enables 3` processing of polyadenylated mRNAs and tRNA precursors) gives MSLQKPLNVLNQAINKQVMVELKGNREYRGVLDGYDPHMNLVLKNAEELIKGEVVRKLNITIVRGDNVIFISP, from the coding sequence ATGAGCTTGCAGAAACCTCTGAACGTCCTCAACCAGGCGATCAATAAGCAGGTCATGGTGGAGCTGAAGGGAAACCGCGAGTACCGCGGCGTTCTGGATGGCTACGACCCGCACATGAACCTCGTACTTAAGAACGCCGAGGAGCTCATCAAAGGGGAGGTCGTCAGGAAGCTCAACATCACGATCGTCCGCGGGGACAATGTCATCTTCATTTCACCATAA
- the purF gene encoding amidophosphoribosyltransferase, whose translation MQDAPKHFCGVVGFALSCDAVPHLKKGLRVIQHRGQEAAGIAVSNGRSIRYLRGMGLVHEVLSGHNFNALSGNKGIGHVRYSTTGSSCSENCQPITVTTMAGDIALAHNGDIVNADKLRQRLQSEGWAFLTTTDSEIIVRMMATELSMNPDPVRAIKNVMKVIEGAYSLTILVGDRVFGVRDPLGFRPLCIGRFPEGYALASESAVFDVMGGEFVRDVAPGEIVELTHTGFTSTKTPSPSHRAHCMFEWVYFARPDSVLDGKEVYRVRKNLGHILAKEQPADADVVVAVPDSGRAHALGFSETSGIPYEEGFMKNRYIERTFIMPEQTQRDEGVLLKLNPIISTMKGRRVVIVDDSIVRGTTMRKIVQMTRRAGAKEVHVRIGCPPIIAPCYYGIDMKTREQFAAINRTFEDIARLITADSVGYTSLKGLVQALEVDENDLCLACITGEYPTSIAGEKMRFQKKLELS comes from the coding sequence ATGCAGGACGCGCCGAAACACTTCTGCGGGGTTGTCGGGTTCGCATTGTCCTGTGACGCCGTCCCCCACTTGAAAAAAGGACTTAGGGTCATTCAGCACAGAGGTCAGGAGGCCGCAGGCATAGCGGTCTCCAACGGCAGGTCGATCCGATATCTGAGAGGGATGGGCCTTGTCCATGAGGTGCTATCGGGCCACAATTTCAACGCCCTGAGCGGGAACAAGGGCATAGGGCACGTCCGCTACAGCACGACCGGTTCAAGCTGTTCCGAGAACTGTCAGCCTATAACCGTGACCACGATGGCCGGTGACATCGCGCTTGCTCACAACGGCGACATAGTAAATGCAGACAAATTGAGACAGAGGCTCCAATCAGAGGGCTGGGCCTTCCTCACCACCACCGATTCTGAGATCATAGTGAGGATGATGGCCACAGAGCTCTCCATGAACCCAGACCCTGTCCGGGCCATCAAGAATGTCATGAAGGTCATCGAGGGGGCCTATTCATTGACCATACTCGTCGGCGACAGGGTGTTCGGTGTAAGGGACCCTCTGGGCTTCAGACCGTTATGCATAGGAAGGTTCCCGGAGGGATATGCGTTAGCGTCCGAGTCGGCGGTCTTCGATGTCATGGGCGGCGAGTTCGTAAGGGACGTCGCGCCGGGCGAGATCGTAGAGCTGACCCATACAGGTTTCACCTCGACCAAGACCCCGAGCCCTTCCCACAGGGCACATTGCATGTTCGAATGGGTGTACTTCGCGCGACCCGACTCCGTTCTTGATGGAAAGGAGGTGTACCGCGTGAGGAAGAACCTCGGCCACATACTCGCCAAGGAGCAGCCGGCCGATGCCGACGTGGTCGTGGCCGTCCCTGACTCAGGTCGCGCGCACGCCCTCGGGTTCTCTGAGACCTCGGGCATACCATATGAGGAAGGGTTCATGAAGAACCGATACATCGAAAGGACATTCATCATGCCGGAACAGACACAGAGGGACGAGGGGGTCCTTCTCAAGCTGAATCCGATCATCTCCACGATGAAGGGGAGGAGGGTAGTCATCGTGGACGACTCCATCGTGCGCGGAACGACGATGAGGAAGATAGTCCAGATGACAAGACGTGCCGGAGCGAAAGAGGTCCATGTCCGTATAGGATGTCCTCCGATAATAGCCCCATGCTACTATGGCATCGACATGAAGACGAGGGAGCAGTTCGCTGCGATCAATCGCACTTTCGAGGACATAGCGAGGTTGATCACGGCGGACAGCGTTGGATACACGTCCTTGAAAGGCCTCGTCCAGGCGTTAGAGGTAGATGAGAACGACCTTTGCCTTGCCTGTATAACCGGCGAGTATCCTACGAGCATCGCTGGTGAGAAGATGAGGTTCCAAAAGAAGCTCGAGCTGTCCTAG
- a CDS encoding ArsA family ATPase, translated as MRLIIYTGKGGVGKTSISAATAIKCARMGYKTIAVSTDSAHSLADSLDIELSGEVKRVEKNLYAIEIDVLHEMETRWKELGKYFSDFMESQGLDPINAKEMAVWPGMELMSALFYVEEFYKTKEYDVVVMDTAPTADTLRLLSFPEVSDYYFEKVYRIFKNLIKLARATVGKFMNAPLPSNAFLEDIESIRDRMKLVRDILQDPEITSIRLVLNPEKMVINETKRAFTYLSLYNLTVEAIVINRLLPEDSYDQYPREKVEEQEKYMELIQESFGPVKQLRSYLFKTEVVGRDALKILGDNIFGKEDPSQIYSTEKSMLIYRENGMDIISLKLPYTEKPEVELYKSNDVLIVKVGWYKRSVVLPYALVRKNTTRAEFKDGRLLVYFEEEEKDAEEQKEV; from the coding sequence TTGAGACTTATAATATATACTGGCAAGGGCGGCGTTGGCAAGACCTCGATATCGGCCGCAACCGCCATCAAGTGTGCGAGGATGGGATATAAGACCATAGCGGTCAGCACAGATTCCGCTCACTCCCTCGCAGATTCGCTTGACATCGAGCTCTCGGGCGAGGTGAAGAGGGTCGAGAAGAACCTATACGCGATCGAGATCGACGTCCTGCATGAGATGGAGACAAGATGGAAGGAACTGGGAAAGTACTTCTCGGATTTCATGGAATCCCAAGGGCTGGACCCGATCAACGCCAAGGAGATGGCGGTGTGGCCTGGGATGGAGCTTATGTCCGCTCTTTTCTATGTCGAGGAGTTCTACAAGACCAAAGAGTATGATGTTGTCGTGATGGACACCGCCCCGACGGCCGACACCCTCAGGCTCCTTAGCTTCCCGGAGGTGTCTGACTACTATTTCGAGAAGGTCTATCGGATATTCAAGAACCTCATAAAGCTGGCACGTGCGACCGTCGGGAAGTTCATGAACGCGCCCCTCCCTTCGAACGCCTTCTTGGAGGACATAGAGAGCATAAGGGACAGGATGAAGCTTGTCAGGGACATCCTCCAGGACCCAGAGATAACATCCATCCGCCTGGTTCTGAACCCCGAAAAGATGGTGATAAATGAGACGAAAAGGGCCTTTACCTACCTTTCGCTCTATAACCTGACCGTCGAGGCCATCGTGATCAACAGGCTCCTTCCTGAGGACAGCTATGATCAATATCCAAGGGAAAAGGTCGAGGAGCAAGAGAAGTACATGGAATTGATCCAAGAGTCCTTCGGTCCTGTCAAGCAGCTGAGGTCGTACCTTTTCAAGACGGAGGTCGTCGGAAGGGATGCATTGAAGATACTAGGGGACAACATATTCGGCAAGGAGGACCCTTCGCAGATCTATTCGACGGAGAAATCCATGCTCATATACAGGGAGAATGGTATGGATATAATATCGCTCAAGCTCCCCTACACCGAGAAGCCCGAGGTAGAGTTATATAAATCGAACGATGTGTTGATAGTAAAGGTAGGATGGTACAAACGCTCGGTCGTCCTCCCTTACGCATTGGTAAGGAAGAACACAACAAGAGCGGAGTTCAAGGACGGGCGTCTGCTCGTCTATTTTGAGGAGGAGGAAAAGGATGCCGAGGAGCAGAAAGAAGTCTGA
- a CDS encoding 50S ribosomal protein L37e, with the protein MTKGTAAHGKMGDRKTHIPCRRCGRRAYNVRSSVCASCGYGKTTKIRHYNWAKTH; encoded by the coding sequence ATGACGAAGGGAACGGCAGCGCACGGAAAGATGGGCGACAGGAAGACTCACATCCCTTGCCGCAGGTGCGGCAGGCGTGCCTACAACGTCAGGTCCTCCGTTTGCGCTTCATGCGGATACGGGAAGACCACCAAGATCAGGCACTATAACTGGGCAAAGACGCACTGA
- a CDS encoding CBS domain-containing protein has protein sequence MKNDVREILVEEIMSKRPRTGAPDMTVQQAAKVMSASRVGSLVIVDKDAPIGILTERDFVNKIVAEGRDPSKVLVREVMSAPLRTIGPETKVTEAAKLMSKWKVRRLPVTTEGRLVGMLTENDILRLSPALIDVTREWSRIMTGGRSMVEGGTTSGYCEICGGYSQQLRLMEGDLICPECAEDRGSE, from the coding sequence ATGAAGAACGACGTCAGGGAGATACTTGTCGAGGAGATCATGAGCAAAAGACCTCGCACTGGTGCGCCGGATATGACCGTTCAGCAGGCGGCCAAGGTGATGAGCGCGTCCCGTGTCGGCAGCCTGGTCATTGTGGATAAGGACGCCCCGATAGGAATATTGACCGAACGTGACTTCGTGAACAAGATCGTGGCGGAGGGGAGAGACCCTTCAAAGGTCCTTGTAAGAGAAGTTATGTCGGCCCCGTTGCGAACGATCGGCCCGGAGACGAAGGTCACAGAGGCGGCAAAGCTGATGTCCAAATGGAAGGTGAGGCGGCTACCTGTAACAACTGAAGGTAGACTGGTAGGCATGCTGACAGAAAATGACATACTGAGGCTGTCGCCGGCGTTGATCGATGTGACGAGGGAATGGTCAAGGATAATGACAGGTGGTAGGTCCATGGTAGAGGGCGGTACGACCTCCGGCTATTGCGAGATATGTGGTGGTTACTCGCAACAGTTGAGGTTGATGGAGGGCGACCTGATATGCCCTGAATGCGCTGAGGACCGGGGCTCGGAGTGA
- a CDS encoding YkgJ family cysteine cluster protein — MGTSWAKGKEGTSLPLNSYQVDLSELDGKKFSCLDGCGLCCLCQPELLEQEVTYFRKHHSDRLVAKKHPHKHFALSLKKKVGSCSFLNNRRCDIYNMRPHYCRQFPFHIYVGNRVQVELDLSCRGVWADKGEDCTSIGARLIADNDRALRSTFEQADEVHRQFFKNCLDMECDCRPTELRSAFAKIVSNMSDLSFISSLLEASAEEEKVEIGALRYMPLDGTRMRELNEAATEAARDSLGSADPFDAPIYLAEDLSWNLFRFEDEMIERYILTDEGDLDHISSIDPSSIVLKGALPDGKKVLEGYIAMLNRRDSILGNAYYLMDEYAYEDYMSNIYTGVLATSALEVLWRASLISNVFGTELDARGIREGIIYYDMDRLDAPTIGAFI, encoded by the coding sequence ATGGGAACATCGTGGGCGAAAGGAAAGGAAGGGACGTCATTGCCTCTCAACAGCTATCAGGTCGATCTCAGTGAGCTCGATGGTAAAAAGTTCTCATGCCTTGACGGATGCGGGCTCTGCTGCCTATGCCAGCCCGAGCTGTTAGAACAAGAGGTGACCTATTTCCGAAAACATCACTCAGACAGGCTGGTGGCGAAAAAACACCCTCATAAGCACTTCGCGCTGTCGTTGAAGAAGAAGGTCGGCTCCTGCTCCTTTCTCAACAACAGGCGCTGTGATATATACAACATGAGGCCGCACTATTGCAGACAGTTCCCCTTCCACATCTATGTGGGCAACAGGGTCCAGGTCGAGCTTGACCTTTCCTGCAGAGGAGTTTGGGCCGATAAGGGGGAGGATTGCACCTCCATAGGTGCCAGGTTGATAGCTGATAATGATCGCGCATTACGCTCGACCTTCGAACAGGCCGATGAGGTCCACAGGCAGTTCTTCAAGAACTGCCTGGACATGGAGTGTGACTGCAGGCCCACTGAGCTAAGGTCCGCCTTTGCCAAGATAGTGAGCAACATGTCGGACCTATCGTTCATATCCTCGCTGCTCGAGGCGTCGGCCGAAGAGGAAAAGGTAGAGATCGGTGCTCTGAGGTACATGCCCCTCGATGGAACAAGGATGAGAGAGCTGAACGAGGCGGCCACCGAGGCCGCGAGGGACTCCTTGGGCTCTGCAGACCCGTTCGACGCTCCGATATACCTTGCGGAGGACCTCAGCTGGAACCTTTTCCGTTTCGAGGACGAGATGATAGAGAGATACATTCTCACCGATGAGGGCGACCTGGACCACATCAGCAGCATAGACCCTTCCTCGATCGTCCTCAAAGGTGCGCTGCCCGATGGAAAAAAGGTACTTGAGGGATACATCGCTATGCTGAACAGAAGGGACAGCATTTTGGGCAATGCGTACTATCTCATGGACGAATACGCCTATGAGGATTATATGTCGAACATTTATACCGGTGTACTTGCCACCTCTGCCCTCGAGGTGCTCTGGAGGGCGTCCCTTATCTCCAACGTGTTCGGAACGGAGCTCGACGCAAGGGGAATAAGAGAGGGAATAATATACTACGACATGGACCGACTGGACGCGCCGACCATAGGCGCCTTCATCTGA